In Ancalomicrobiaceae bacterium S20, the following proteins share a genomic window:
- a CDS encoding PRC-barrel domain-containing protein translates to MNIGSTTGATGLTGSTGRGADRQPGSYDETDTLISADKVQGTDVYNEAGEHLGHIEDVMLHKESGRVAYAIMAFGGFLGIGERYHPIPWSVLTYRVDRGGYVVPYARNQLEGAPHYSIEELGDRDTQWRDTVHTYYGATPYWM, encoded by the coding sequence ATGAACATCGGATCGACCACCGGCGCGACCGGCCTCACCGGATCGACGGGGCGCGGCGCCGACCGCCAGCCGGGCAGCTACGACGAGACCGACACGCTGATCTCGGCCGACAAGGTGCAGGGCACCGACGTCTACAACGAGGCCGGCGAGCATCTCGGCCATATCGAGGACGTCATGCTGCACAAGGAGAGCGGCCGCGTCGCCTATGCGATCATGGCCTTCGGCGGCTTTCTCGGCATCGGCGAGCGCTATCATCCGATCCCGTGGTCGGTGCTGACCTATCGGGTCGACCGGGGCGGCTATGTGGTGCCCTATGCGCGCAACCAGCTCGAGGGCGCCCCGCACTACTCGATCGAGGAACTCGGCGACCGCGACACGCAGTGGCGCGACACCGTCCACACCTATTATGGCGCGACGCCCTACTGGATGTGA
- a CDS encoding DUF3309 domain-containing protein: protein MSLGTILLIILILLLVGAFPAWPYSTGWGYGPSGILGLVVIVLIVMLLTGRL, encoded by the coding sequence ATGAGCCTCGGTACGATATTGTTGATTATCTTGATCCTGCTGCTGGTCGGCGCCTTCCCTGCTTGGCCCTACAGCACGGGCTGGGGATATGGTCCGAGCGGCATTCTCGGTCTCGTCGTGATCGTCCTGATCGTCATGCTGTTGACCGGGCGACTATAG
- the fumC gene encoding class II fumarate hydratase, which translates to MTPTRTETDSMGAIEVAADRYWGAQTERSIHNFPIGRSRFVWQRPVIRALGILKRAAAEANVALGELPADVGSAVVAAADEVIDGRLDAHFPLVVFQTGSGTQSNMNANEVISNRAIEMLGGTLGSKKPIHPNDHVNRGQSSNDTFPTAMHIAIVEELAGRLFPAVEALVSTLAEKAIANADIVKTGRTHLQDATPLTLGQEIGAWADQIAAALAGVEQTLPGLYDLAIGATAVGTGLNAHPAFGERAAERIAALTGHPFRSAPNRFVALASHDALAATSASLRTLSGALMKMANDVRWLASGPRTGIGEILIPENEPGSSIMPGKVNPTQAEAMTMVVAQVYGNDAAVAFAASQGNFQLNVYKPVMLHNVLESIELIADACLAFEEHCARGIEPNRARIDANLGQNLMLVTALNRHIGYDKAAAIAKSAHKSGSTLREAAIASGFLTAEDYDRWVVPIEMTRPSIG; encoded by the coding sequence ATGACCCCGACCCGCACCGAAACCGATTCCATGGGCGCCATCGAAGTCGCCGCGGACCGATACTGGGGCGCGCAGACCGAGCGCTCGATCCACAATTTCCCGATCGGCCGCTCGCGCTTCGTCTGGCAGCGGCCGGTGATCCGCGCGCTCGGCATCCTGAAGCGCGCCGCCGCCGAGGCCAACGTGGCGCTCGGCGAGCTGCCGGCCGACGTCGGCTCGGCGGTCGTGGCGGCCGCCGACGAGGTCATCGACGGACGGCTCGACGCGCATTTCCCGCTGGTCGTGTTCCAGACCGGCTCGGGCACGCAATCGAACATGAATGCCAACGAGGTGATCTCGAACCGTGCGATCGAGATGCTCGGCGGCACGCTCGGATCGAAGAAGCCGATCCATCCCAACGATCACGTCAACCGGGGCCAGTCCTCGAACGACACGTTCCCGACCGCGATGCATATCGCCATCGTCGAGGAACTCGCCGGCCGGCTGTTTCCGGCGGTCGAGGCGCTGGTGTCGACGCTGGCCGAAAAGGCGATCGCCAATGCGGACATCGTCAAGACCGGGCGGACCCATCTGCAGGACGCGACGCCGCTGACGCTCGGTCAGGAGATCGGCGCCTGGGCGGACCAGATCGCGGCGGCCCTCGCCGGCGTCGAGCAGACCCTGCCGGGGCTCTACGACCTGGCCATCGGCGCGACCGCCGTGGGTACGGGCCTCAACGCCCATCCGGCGTTCGGCGAGCGGGCGGCGGAGCGGATCGCCGCGCTCACCGGCCATCCGTTCCGCTCGGCGCCGAACCGCTTCGTCGCGCTCGCCTCCCATGATGCGCTGGCGGCCACCTCCGCGAGCCTCAGGACGCTTTCCGGCGCACTGATGAAGATGGCAAACGACGTGCGCTGGCTCGCCAGCGGGCCGCGCACGGGCATCGGCGAGATCCTGATCCCGGAGAACGAGCCGGGCTCGTCGATCATGCCGGGCAAGGTCAACCCGACCCAGGCCGAGGCGATGACCATGGTGGTCGCGCAGGTCTACGGCAACGACGCCGCGGTCGCCTTTGCGGCAAGCCAGGGCAATTTCCAGCTCAACGTCTACAAGCCGGTGATGCTGCACAATGTGCTCGAGAGCATCGAGCTGATCGCCGACGCGTGTCTGGCCTTCGAGGAGCACTGCGCACGCGGCATCGAGCCGAACCGGGCGCGGATCGATGCGAACCTCGGGCAGAACCTGATGCTGGTCACGGCGCTGAACCGTCACATCGGCTACGACAAGGCCGCGGCCATCGCCAAGAGCGCGCACAAGAGCGGCAGCACCCTGCGCGAGGCGGCGATCGCCTCGGGCTTTCTGACCGCCGAGGACTACGACCGGTGGGTCGTGCCGATCGAGATGACGCGGCCCTCGATCGGCTGA
- a CDS encoding DUF1328 domain-containing protein, whose translation MLYWTLVFLVIALIAGALGFGGVASASAGIAKILFTIFLVLFVLSLAATVFRSA comes from the coding sequence ATGCTCTATTGGACGCTCGTATTCCTCGTCATCGCGCTGATCGCCGGCGCTCTCGGTTTCGGCGGCGTTGCGAGCGCCTCGGCAGGCATCGCGAAGATCCTGTTCACCATCTTTCTGGTGCTGTTCGTGCTCTCGCTCGCCGCGACCGTGTTCCGGAGCGCTTGA
- a CDS encoding bacteriocin, giving the protein MRTKVLLPVIAALSLGACSAYNQTDRAIVGGAIGAGTGAAIGAATGGGVGAAVAGGVIGGAGGAMIGAATTPRYHGRCYARNEYGERVRVPCN; this is encoded by the coding sequence ATGCGTACCAAAGTCCTTCTCCCGGTGATCGCGGCGCTCTCGCTCGGCGCCTGCAGCGCCTACAACCAGACCGACCGTGCGATCGTCGGCGGAGCTATCGGTGCCGGCACGGGCGCGGCGATCGGTGCCGCCACGGGTGGTGGCGTCGGCGCGGCCGTCGCCGGCGGCGTGATCGGCGGTGCCGGTGGCGCCATGATCGGTGCGGCCACCACGCCGCGTTATCACGGCCGCTGCTACGCGCGGAACGAATACGGCGAGCGCGTTCGCGTTCCCTGCAACTGA